Proteins encoded together in one Canis aureus isolate CA01 chromosome 21, VMU_Caureus_v.1.0, whole genome shotgun sequence window:
- the LOC144293283 gene encoding olfactory receptor 4C46-like, which produces MEIRNNVTEFVLLGLTENPKMQKIIFVVFLVIYIVSVVGNVLTVVTITASPLSGSPMYFFLAYLSLIDACYSSVNTPTLIIESLREKKTIPFNACIIQIFGEHFFGGADVILLTVMAYDRYVAICKPLHYMTIMNRRLCGLLMAVVWVGGFLHAAIQILFIIPLPFCGPNVIDHFICDLNPLLNLACTDTHTLGFFVAANSGFICVLNFLLLMVSYVVILRSLKNHSLEARRKALSTCVSHITVVVLFFVPCIFVYMRPAATLSIDKAVAVFYTTITPMLNPLIYTLRNDQMKNAIRKLCSRNASVGDK; this is translated from the coding sequence ATGGAGATTAGGAACAACGTGACAGAATTTGTGCTACTGGGGCTCACAGAGAATCCAAAGATGCAGAAAATCATATTTGTTGTGTTTCTGGTCATCTACATCGTCTCTGTGGTAGGAAATGTGCTCACCGTGGTCACTATCACTGCCAGCCCGTTATCGGGGTCCCCCATGTACTTTTTCCTGGCCTATCTCTCCCTCATTGATGCCTGCTATTCTTCTGTCAATACCCCCACCCTCATCATAGAGTCACTCCGTGAAAAGAAGACCATCCCATTCAATGCATGCATAATCCAAATCTTTGGGGAACATTTCTTTGGAGGTGCTGATGTCATCCTGCTTActgtgatggcctatgaccgctatgtggccatctgcaagccactGCACTACATGACCATCATGAATCGGCGGCTATGTGGCCTGCTCATGGCAGTGGTGTGGGTGGGAGGCTTTCTTCATGCAGCCATACAGATCCTCTTTATCATCCCACTACCCTTCTGTGGCCCTAACGTCATAGATCACTTTATATGTGATCTGAATCCTTTGCTCAATCTTGCCTGCACTGATACCCACACTCTTGGGTTCTTTGTTGCTGCCAACAGTGGTTTCATCTGTGTCTTAAACTTCCTCCTCCTCATGGTTTCCTATGTGGTCATTCTGCGCTCCCTAAAGAACCACAGCTTGGAGGCGAGGCGCAAAGCcctctccacctgtgtctctcacATCACAGTGGTCGTCCTATTCTTTGTGCCCTGCATATTTGTGTACATGAGACCCGCAGCTACTTTATCCATTGATAAAGCAGTTGCAGTGTTCTATACTACAATAACTCCCATGTTAAATCCTTTAATCTATACCTTGAGAAATGACCAGATGAAAAATGCCATTAGGAAACTGTGTAGTAGGAATGCTAGTGTGGGTGACAAATAA